A region from the Osmerus eperlanus chromosome 11, fOsmEpe2.1, whole genome shotgun sequence genome encodes:
- the snrpa gene encoding U1 small nuclear ribonucleoprotein A, which produces MAGQDMRLNHTIYINNLNEKIKKDELKKSLYAIFSQFGQILDILVSRTLKMRGQAFVIFKEVNSASNALRSMQGFPFYDKPMRIQYAKLDSDIIAKMKGTYVERDRKKEKRKVKGAEGAGAKKGVPGAAVPMGPGVPTPMPGMPPMSQAPRMMPMPGQPPYMPPPGMMPPPGMGQMPPGAMPGQMMPGQMPGQMPQQVSENPPNHILFLTNLPEETNELMLSMLFNQFPGFKEVRLVPGRHDIAFVEFDNEVQAGAAREALQGFKITQTNAMKISFAKK; this is translated from the exons ATGGCTGGTCAGGATATGCGACTGAACCACACGATCTACATCAACAACCTCAACGAGAAAATAAAGAAAGATG AACTGAAGAAGTCGCTATACGCCATCTTCTCACAGTTCGGGCAGATTTTAGACATTCTAGTATCACGGACCTTGAAGATGAGGGGTCAAGCTTTCGTCATCTTCAAAGAAGTCAACAGCGCTTCAAACGCTCTGCGTTCCATGCAGGGGTTTCCATTCTATGATAAACCCATG CGCATTCAGTACGCGAAGCTGGACTCGGACATAATTGCGAAGATGAAAGGTACCTATGTGGAACGCGATcggaagaaggagaagagaaaggtCAAGGGAGCAGAGGGTGCAGGTGCCAAGAAGGGTGTCCCAGGAGCTGCAGTACCCATGGGCCCAGGGGTACCCACGCCAATGCCT GGAATGCCTCCTATGAGCCAAGCTCCTCGTATGATGCCAATGCCTGGCCAGCCCCCTTACATGCCCCCTCCTGGCATGATGCCCCCTCCAGGGATGGGCCAGATGCCCCCTGGTGCCATGCCTGGCCAGATGATGCCAGGACAGATGCCTGGGCAAATGCCCCAACAG GTGTCGGAGAACCCACCCAATcacatcctcttcctcaccaaTCTCCCAGAGGAGACCAACGAACTCATGCTGTCTATGCTGTTCAACCA GTTCCCAGGGTTCAAAGAGGTACGTCTGGTTCCCGGTCGCCACGACATCGCCTTTGTGGAGTTTGACAACGAGGTACAGGCAGGTGCTGCACGAGAAGCGCTGCAAGGCTTCAAGATCACCCAGACCAACGCCATGAAGATTTCCTTTGCCAAGAAATAG